Below is a genomic region from Vibrio nitrifigilis.
GGTAGTAATGCTCACCTTTTAAAATAAGAGACACTAACTGTTGCAGTGTTTGCCAACCTGAAATTTGGCGATTTCGAGAACGCTCCATAACGACTTTATGTGCCGTTACTTTACCGCAGCAGTGACAGTATGCCTCAGGCATGGTTATCTCCTTGTAACATTAACAATTGGTGAACTTATAAGCATGACGCCATATTCTCTCAAAATATGAAGATATTAGAGTGACATTCCTCACAAAAAATATGGTTAATTTAGCAACAATATAGATAATTTTGTGAGACGTAAGTAGACACAAAAAAAGCCCCGCTAATGCGGAGCTTCTGTATAAATTGCGTCAGAAGTTAGTCAAGTTCTTCTAAATGATTCAAGTAAGTTTTATGTTGCGCCTGAACCATTTCTTCCGGCTCACTGCTAAGTAAGCTCACCACAATAATAGCAATGGTAGAGAAGATAAAACCAGGTACCAGCTCGTACAAATCAAAAATACCACCTGACAACTGTTTCCAAACCACAATGGTAACACCACCGACAACAATACCTGCTAAAGCACCATTACGGTTCATCTTAGACCAATATAGGCTCAGCAACAGTGCTGGACCGAATGCAGCACCAAAGCCCCCCCAAGCGTAGGAAACAAGACCAAGCACAGAGCTATCTGGATTCATTGCTAGGATCAAAGCGATAACAGAAATAACGATAACACCAATACGTCCCATGTTAACGATTTGGTTCGACGTTGCGTCTTTATTAATCACTTGCTTATACAAATCTTCTGCAAGTGCTGAAGAAGATACCAATAACTGGGAATCAGCAGTACTCATAATTGCAGCAAGAATGGCGGCTAATAGGATACCCGCTACCACTGGATGGAAAAGTACGTTAACCAGTAACATGAATACTTTTTCACCATCTTCTAACGTCACTGATGGGTGATTCGTTACATAGACTAGACCTACCATACCAATCAATAGTGCGCCAACCATTGAAATTGCCGTCCAAATTACCGCAATACGGCGTGCTGTCGTAATATCTTTATTTGAACGAGTCGCCTTAAATCGAGCCAAAATATGAGGTTGACCAAAGTAACCTAAGCCCCATGCAACCAGAGACACGATAGCCATCCAAGTCATTGGTTTGCCATCCATTGAATGCCACATATCCAACAATTGTGGATTAATGTTGTTCATCTGTGTCGAGAGCTCATTGAAGCCCCCCTCTAAAGCAATAATAGGGACTACAACCAAGGCTGCTGACATCAACAATCCTTGCACCAAGTCAGTCCAGGCTACAGCTAAGAAACCACCAAATAATGTATAGGAAACAACACATAGTGTACCGATGACAACAGCAATCCGATAATCAAGACCAAATACTGTTTCAAACAATTTACCACCAGCGACTAAACCGGAGCTTGTGTAAAAAAGGAAAAACAACAAAATGAAAAATGCTGAAATGGTTTGAATAAGCTTTGAATTATCGTCAAAACGACGGGCAAAGTAATCAGGTAGAGTCAATGAATCAGTGGTAATACTATACGTTCTCAAACGTTTTGCGGCTAAAAGCCAGTTTAGCCATGTACCAACAAGTAGACCACCCGCCAACCAAAATGCTTCAAAACCAGAAGCATAAGCGTAACCAGGTAAACCTAATAGCAACCAGCCACTCATATCAGAAGCACCAGCTGAAAGGGCAGCTGGCCAAGGCCCTAAAGATCGGCCCCCCAAAAAATAATCTGAAGAGTTCTTCGTTCGTTGATAAGCATAAACCCCAATTGCCAACATCAAAATGAGGTAGACAATAAAGGTTGAAGTAATAGCAAAGCTATTCGAATCCATAAAATAATTCCTCTTATTTGAGATCGCCTTCCCTGTCCCCCTCGCTACTGAGGGGGATAACGCAACTTCAATTAGTGGGTTTCATGACCAAGCTCTAGCAAGGTCGCATTACCACCCACAGCGGTGATATTAATTGTACGAGTCCGCTCAGTAATAAAACGTAAAACCAAAAATGGATCATGGGCAATAGGTAATGCCTGCAAATCCGTTTCAGATACTAAGCTGACAATCGCGCCAGTTCGCTCAGATAACCGTCGATTGAGCGTCAACTCCATCGACGATGTTCCTACTAGCCCTACACTTCTCACATCATCTTCTAATAAAGACTGATACGTGTCTAACGGTGCAGTTAACAGCAAGTTGGCAGGTAGTAAAGACTGTTCAAACGCTGAATTTAGGATGGTAAATAACTCACTGTCATCGCTACAAACAATGACGCTGTTACCAGCAGCAAGCGCTGCCCCTAAAAACGCCACTATCGCTTGTTGCGCCTTTTCGCCTGTCTCTTGCTGAACAAGAAGAGCGACCCCTCGTCCTGCAGTGTAAAGCTCATTAGTCTCTCCGGTTGGACCCACCATCTCATACGATTGAGAAAGAGAATCACATGCCCGTTGAAGCTGATAAGAAAGTACATTCGCCAAATTAGGCGCCTGACTTTCAATATTTTTAACCAAAGATGTTAAACACTCTTTTTTGTATTCAAATCCGGTTAGATTCCAGTTTTCCCAAGCAATTTGGGAATCTGTAATTCGAGTAACATGATGCATCATAACGATTCTCCTATCCCTACTGGTATTGCGCTTGAGTAAAACGGTATAAGTAGTGTGGTCCACCGGCTTTAGGGCCTGTACCAGAAAGCCCCTGCCCACCAAACGGTTGGACACCTACAACTGCCCCAACCTGATCGCGGTTGATATAACAGTTACCGACTCGAGCATGCTGCTCTATCCAGCGATAGGTCGTTTCGTTACGGCTATGAATCCCCATCGTTAAGCCATAACCTGTTTGGTTAATGGCCGATACTACTTCAGCTAATTGACTCGCCTTAAATCGCACAATATGCAAAATAGGGCCAAACTGTTCTTCTTTGAGCGTGGAAATATCATCAATTTCGAACGCACACGGTGCAACAAAATCACCGTGTTGACACTCTGCAGGTAAGGTTAATTCTGTTACCAATGTTTGTGATTGTTTCATCGCTGCAATGTGCTGTTGCAACTTGCTCTTCGCTTTTTCATCAATCACAGGCCCAACATCGGTTTCATGTAAATATGGCAAGCCCACTTTTAACTCATGCATTGCGCCATTGATCAACTCGACAATACGATCAGCAATATCATGTTGCACATATAACACTCTGAGTGCAGAACAGCGCTGCCCTGCTGAAGCAAAAGCAGAACGAAGCACATCACGTACCACCTGCTCAGGAAGTGCCGTACTATCGACAATCATCGCATTTTGCCCACCGGTTTCAGCAATAAAAGGGACCGGTGCAGTATCTCGTAAAGCAAGTGTTTGATTGATTCGCTGCGCTGTTGCTGTCGAGCCAGTGAATGCAACACCAGCAATGGCAGGGTGAGAAGTCAGAGCCTGACCAACTTCACCACCAATACCAGGCAGCAACTGAATCACACCTTTTGGAAAGCCTGCTGCTAACATCAACTCTACCGCTCTGTAGGCGATCAAGGATGTTTGCTCCGCAGGTTTTGCAATGACGGTATTACCACACACCAAAGCCGCCGTAATCTGCCCAAGAAAAATCGCCAAAGGAAAGTTCCAAGGGCTAATACATACCATTACTCCACGGCCAGAACGCGAATAATTTAACTCTTGTCCAGAAAACCCTGCTACTTTCAATGATGCAAATTCTTGGCCTTTAACGGCGTAATAACGACAAAAATCAACTGCCTCACGCACTTCATCAATGCTATCGTGAATGGTTTTGCCTGCTTCTTTATGACAAAGCGCAACGAACTCTGGCAAATTATCTTCAAGAAGGTCAGCCAAAACCTGTAACTTTTCGGCTCTATCACTCGCACTTAAATCATTCCACGCACTAAATGCGCTCTGAGCACTCTCGATGGCGACGGAAACATGATCAAGGGTTGAATAATAGATCCGCCCTACGTTAACACGTCGATCATAAGGTGCAGTCACTTCATCGAAAACATGATCCCCCTTGATCATGCTTTCAAGAATCGATTCGCCTGCAATGATCGGTGAACCATTCCAAGTCGCTTGCATCCATTGTTCCACCTGGTGTTCAAAAGGAGTGGCTTCACTCTCAATATCAATGTTCACACCTCGAGAGTTACCACGATTTGGATAAATACTAGGCGGTAACGGAATTTTCGTATTATTCAGCGAGTCACATGCCAACAAACTCTCCACGGGATGTTGAGTTAACATGTCCACAGGGCAACGAGCATCTACTAAGCGATGCACAAACGAGCTGTTTGCGCCATTTTCTAACAATCGACGCACCAAATAAGGCAGCAAGTCTTTATGACTCCCCACTGGAGCGTATATGCGTACAGATTGCCCATATTCTTTGATTGCATAGTTAAATAGTGCATCACCCATGCCATGCAAACGTTGGAATTCGAAATCACGATGCGATGCCATCACTGAAATTGAAGTCACCGTCTGTGCATTATGGCTGGCAAACTGTGGGAACAAATGTCCTCGCACAGCTTCACTGAGTAAAAACCGAGCACAAGCCAGGTATGAGACATCCGTCGCTTCTTTGCGCGTGTATACCGGATAGCCCGCATAACCACTTTGCTGAGACCATTTTATTTCACTGTCCCAGTAGGCACCTTTCACTAAACGAACGGGAATCAAATCTCCTCGTTCCTTTGCTAACGCCGTCAACCAAACCAACACTGGTAATGCTCGTTTTGAATAAGCTTGAATCACAAGACCAAACTTACCCCAACCTTTCACAACATCATTGCGATACACTTTCTCGAACAATTCAAGAGAGAGCTCTAAACGGTCCGCTTCTTCCGCATCGATAGTAATTGCGACATCATATTTCACAGCATGTTCAAGTAGTGTAACCAAGCGTTCGTACAGCTCAGTCATCACTCGTTCTTTATTCGCAACCTCATAACGCGGATGAATTGCCGATAACTTGATGGAAACCGATGCGGCAGGACTGGTGCTTAGGCCATATTTATCCTCACCCACAGCTTTAATTGCCATCAAATAATCATCAAAATACTTATCTGAATCGGCCGTCGTTAACGCCGCCTCGCCCAACATATCAAACGAGTAAGTAAACCCTTTATCACGCATGGAACGACCGTTCTTTTGTGCTTCTAGCATATTTCTGCCAAGTACAAATTGGTGCCCCATTACTTTCATCGCCTGATGCATCGCTTTGCGAATAACAGGCTCCGAGAGTTTATTCACTAATCGGTTGACCGCTTGAACCGGACTTGTCTGCTCAGCATCGGCCAAACCAATCACTTTACCTGTTAACATCAAACCCCATGTCGATGCATTCACAAAGACAGAATCTGAATTTTTCAGGTGTGATTTCCAATCAGCAACACCCAAACGATCTTTTATAAATGCATCAGCGGTTTCCTTGTCTGGAATTCGCATTAATGCTTCAGCTAAACACATCAAAAGGATCCCTTCTTGAGTGTCTAGGCTATATTCCAACAGCAGCGCATCGATCATTTGCACCGAACGTTTGTCTGCTCGGATCGCGTTAATCAGATCCGTCGTTTTCGCTTTGATCTGATCCTTTTCTTGATCACTTGGTGATGCCATTGGTAGTAATTGTTTTAGCCATTGTGATTCGTCCACTATGTAAAGTGGCGAGATCTGCTGCCAAAGAACGTTTAGAGGTTGCTCAACGAACTCGGGCTTTAACACGTCTGTTGCTGTAAACATGCGTTTTCCTCAGTCTCAATATTCGGTATTCCTTACCGAATTTCCTTCAATAGCTGGCAGTGTATTTTGAGTGCCGAGAGAATACTTGTCAAAAACTCCGAGCTTTTTGCGAAAAACTCGCTTTTTTAACAAAAAAATTACTCCAATTCAGCAAATCTATCAAAATATAATACCGTTTACTTAACAGATTTAGCATAAGAGAGACAGGGAAAAGATACTTTTCAGAGGTATTGACTACATAAAGAGAAGAAAATGAAATGTATGACTTATCTTTGTAACACAAATGTACACAATTGATACATCGCTAAAAATTACCTTAATTAAAGATTTCTCAATAATGGATAATTCTCGATAAAAATTTAATTCTTTATCCGTTTTTTAAAAACCGAAGGCGAGACCCCCGCGATGCGCGAGAAAGTGTGAGTGAAAGAGCTTTGGTTTGAAAAACCCGTTAAGTCAGCAACTTGA
It encodes:
- the putA gene encoding bifunctional proline dehydrogenase/L-glutamate gamma-semialdehyde dehydrogenase PutA, giving the protein MFTATDVLKPEFVEQPLNVLWQQISPLYIVDESQWLKQLLPMASPSDQEKDQIKAKTTDLINAIRADKRSVQMIDALLLEYSLDTQEGILLMCLAEALMRIPDKETADAFIKDRLGVADWKSHLKNSDSVFVNASTWGLMLTGKVIGLADAEQTSPVQAVNRLVNKLSEPVIRKAMHQAMKVMGHQFVLGRNMLEAQKNGRSMRDKGFTYSFDMLGEAALTTADSDKYFDDYLMAIKAVGEDKYGLSTSPAASVSIKLSAIHPRYEVANKERVMTELYERLVTLLEHAVKYDVAITIDAEEADRLELSLELFEKVYRNDVVKGWGKFGLVIQAYSKRALPVLVWLTALAKERGDLIPVRLVKGAYWDSEIKWSQQSGYAGYPVYTRKEATDVSYLACARFLLSEAVRGHLFPQFASHNAQTVTSISVMASHRDFEFQRLHGMGDALFNYAIKEYGQSVRIYAPVGSHKDLLPYLVRRLLENGANSSFVHRLVDARCPVDMLTQHPVESLLACDSLNNTKIPLPPSIYPNRGNSRGVNIDIESEATPFEHQVEQWMQATWNGSPIIAGESILESMIKGDHVFDEVTAPYDRRVNVGRIYYSTLDHVSVAIESAQSAFSAWNDLSASDRAEKLQVLADLLEDNLPEFVALCHKEAGKTIHDSIDEVREAVDFCRYYAVKGQEFASLKVAGFSGQELNYSRSGRGVMVCISPWNFPLAIFLGQITAALVCGNTVIAKPAEQTSLIAYRAVELMLAAGFPKGVIQLLPGIGGEVGQALTSHPAIAGVAFTGSTATAQRINQTLALRDTAPVPFIAETGGQNAMIVDSTALPEQVVRDVLRSAFASAGQRCSALRVLYVQHDIADRIVELINGAMHELKVGLPYLHETDVGPVIDEKAKSKLQQHIAAMKQSQTLVTELTLPAECQHGDFVAPCAFEIDDISTLKEEQFGPILHIVRFKASQLAEVVSAINQTGYGLTMGIHSRNETTYRWIEQHARVGNCYINRDQVGAVVGVQPFGGQGLSGTGPKAGGPHYLYRFTQAQYQ
- a CDS encoding 1-pyrroline-5-carboxylate dehydrogenase, with product MMHHVTRITDSQIAWENWNLTGFEYKKECLTSLVKNIESQAPNLANVLSYQLQRACDSLSQSYEMVGPTGETNELYTAGRGVALLVQQETGEKAQQAIVAFLGAALAAGNSVIVCSDDSELFTILNSAFEQSLLPANLLLTAPLDTYQSLLEDDVRSVGLVGTSSMELTLNRRLSERTGAIVSLVSETDLQALPIAHDPFLVLRFITERTRTINITAVGGNATLLELGHETH
- the putP gene encoding sodium/proline symporter PutP, which codes for MDSNSFAITSTFIVYLILMLAIGVYAYQRTKNSSDYFLGGRSLGPWPAALSAGASDMSGWLLLGLPGYAYASGFEAFWLAGGLLVGTWLNWLLAAKRLRTYSITTDSLTLPDYFARRFDDNSKLIQTISAFFILLFFLFYTSSGLVAGGKLFETVFGLDYRIAVVIGTLCVVSYTLFGGFLAVAWTDLVQGLLMSAALVVVPIIALEGGFNELSTQMNNINPQLLDMWHSMDGKPMTWMAIVSLVAWGLGYFGQPHILARFKATRSNKDITTARRIAVIWTAISMVGALLIGMVGLVYVTNHPSVTLEDGEKVFMLLVNVLFHPVVAGILLAAILAAIMSTADSQLLVSSSALAEDLYKQVINKDATSNQIVNMGRIGVIVISVIALILAMNPDSSVLGLVSYAWGGFGAAFGPALLLSLYWSKMNRNGALAGIVVGGVTIVVWKQLSGGIFDLYELVPGFIFSTIAIIVVSLLSSEPEEMVQAQHKTYLNHLEELD